In one Scomber japonicus isolate fScoJap1 chromosome 6, fScoJap1.pri, whole genome shotgun sequence genomic region, the following are encoded:
- the slc1a5 gene encoding neutral amino acid transporter B(0) gives MADTVEVEVKSPNGEAHLDDPVPNGLNSGKKGSSETTSEKVRRIVMANLLVILTVAGVIIGVFIGLGVRNVALTRTQMIYIGFPGEILIRLLKMIIIPLVVCSLVSGSASIDPKALGKLGGWAMLFFLVTTLIASSIGVIMAFIIQPGSVTVSKPTMTDMDGSVPQTKEVVDSFLDLIRNIFPSNLVSAAFQSYATSYKMITKNGTDGNLSITVEKVPFGIDQDGMNILGLVVFAIVFGVALRKLGEEGEILIKFFNSFNEATMVLVSWIMWYAPLGIMFLVAGKIVEMEDVGTLFASLGKYIACCMIGHAIHGFLVLPGIYFIITRKNPYTFLWGIFTALATAFGTSSSSATLPLMMKCVEENNGVSKHISRFILPIGATVNMDGAALFQCVAAVFIAQLNSYSLNFIQVITILVTATASSVGAAGIPAGGVLTLAIILEAVGLPTNDISLILAVDWLVDRTCTILNVEGDAFGAGLLQFFVDRTKQDDGAELSEVRLGDQSAMAPEHSPLIEKRGGRDNAEGANAVVPHEKESAM, from the exons ATGGCTGATACGGTAGAAGTGGAAGTTAAGTCACCCAACGGGGAGGCTCACCTCGACGACCCGGTGCCCAATGGACTGAACAGCGGGAAAAAAGGCAGCTCGGAGACGACGTCCGAGAAGGTGCGGAGGATAGTCATGGCCAACCTGCTGGTGATCCTCACCGTGGCTGGGGTCATCATCGGTGTTTTCATTGGGCTCGGTGTGCGCAACGTGGCGCTCACCAGAACCCAGATGATCTACATCGGTTTTCCTGGTGAAATACTCATCCGTTTGCTGAAGATGATCATCATCCCCCTGGTGGTGTGCAGCCTGGTGTCTGGGTCGGCCAGCATCGACCCCAAAGCCCTGGGCAAACTCGGCGGCTGGGCCATGCTGTTCTTCCTGGTTACCACCTTGATCGCCTCATCCATCGGTGTCATTATGGCTTTCATCATCCAACCTGGGTCGGTGACAGTCAGCAAACCGACGATGACAGACATGGATGGCAGCGTACCTCAAACTAAAGAAGTGGTTGACTCATTCTTAGATTTGATCCG AAACATCTTCCCCTCCAACCTGGTGTCTGCTGCCTTTCAATCA TATGCAACCAGCTACAAAATGATTACTAAGAATGGCACAGATGGAAACTTGAGCATCACAGTGGAGAAG GTGCCGTTTGGAATAGACCAGGACGGCATGAATATTCTTGGTCTGGTAGTGTTTGCCATTGTGTTTGGTGTGGCTTTGAGGAAGctgggagaggaaggagagatccTGATTAAGTTCTTCAACTCCTTCAATGAGGCCACCATGGTCCTGGTCTCCTGGATCATGTG GTATGCCCCTCTTGGTATCATGTTTCTTGTAGCTGGTAAGATCGTTGAGATGGAGGATGTTGGCACACTGTTTGCCAGCCTGGGGAAATATATAGCCTGCTGTATGATTGGACATGCCATTCATGGCTTTCTTGTGTTGCCCGGCATCTACTTCATCATTACAAGAAAGAATCCATACACCTTCCTCTGGGGGATATTCACAGCTCTGGCAACAGCCTTCGGAACAAGCTCCAG CTCTGCCACCCTGCCTCTGATGATGAAATGTGTGGAGGAAAATAACGGCGTATCGAAGCACATCAGCCGCTTTATCCTGCCCATTGGAGCTACGGTCAACATGGATGGAGCTGCTCTCTTCCAATGTGTGGCTGCTGTTTTCATAGCTCAGCTGAACAGCTATTCTCTCAACTTTATTCAAGTCATTACCATCCT CGTGACAGCTACAGCATCCAGTGTTGGAGCAGCAGGTATACCCGCTGGTGGTGTGTTGACTCTAGCTATCATTCTGGAGGCAGTCGGATTGCCCACCAATGACATTTCTCTGATCCTGGCTGTTGACTGGCTTGT tgATCGTACCTGCACAATACTGAATGTAGAGGGTGATGCCTTTGGAGCTGGGCTTTTGCAGTTCTTTGTGGACCGTACCAAGCAAGATGATGGAGCAGAGCTGAGTGAGGTCAGGCTCGGAGACCAATCAGCCATGGCACCCGAGCACTCCCCGCTCATTGAGAAACGAGGTGGGAGGGACAACGCAGAAGGTGCTAATGCAGTGGTCCCCCATGAAAAAGAGTCTGCCATGTAA